CTCAGGATGTTCGTGGTCATGGAGAGGATATCCTCCTCATCGTCGATGATCATGATCGTCTCGCTTCCCCCGGTGATCTCGGCCGCCTGGTCCGAGAAGAGATCGGCATGCTTTTCCGACGCGGGCAGCAGAACGGTCACGGATGTTCCCTTTCCTAGTTCGCTTTCGATTTCAATATAGCCTCCGTGGCCCTTGACGATGCCGAAGACGACGCTCATGCCCAACCCCGAGCCGCCGCTCTTTCCCCTCGTGGTGAAATAGGGCTCGAACACCCTCAGCAGCGTGTCCCTGTCCATGCCCGTTCCGGTGTCCGTGCACCGCATGCTGACGTACAATCCCTCTTTGATGGTGAAAAGATCCTTTTCGACGGGGTGATCGAAGCGTTTTGTCCCGGTCTCGATGGTAAACGTCCCGCCTTTCGTCATCGCCGCCTGGGCGTTGACGCAGATATTCATAATCACCTGGTATAATTGGGATTCGTCCCCCTCCACATTGGGAATGTCGCTGTCCAGGTTAAGGTGCAGTGCGATTGATTTTTCCAGGGTCTTGGAAACGAGTTGATACACATCTTTGACGACCCGGTTCAGGTCTATCGTCGTGATCTCCTTGGACCTCTTTCTCGTGTATGATAAAAGCTGGGAGGTCAGCTCCGCCGCCCGGACCGATGACTTTTCTATGGCGTCGAGTCCCTTTTGGACGGTATCATCCCCGGTCGTTTTCGTTTTCAAAAACGACGCATATCCCAGGATCGTCGCCAGGATGTTGTTAAAATCGTGGGCGATGCCGCCGGCCAGCGTACCGATGGCCTCCATCTTCTGGACGCGGAAGAGTTGCTCCTGGGTTTTTCTCAGCTTCGAGATATCCTTGCTGATCCCCTGGTAGGCAACGATTCTTCCATCGGGCGCTCGGACCGCCACCGCGCTTAAAATACTGTCGATGGGGGTGCCGTCGCTCTTTTTCATGGTAAGCGGGTAGTTTTTTACAAATCCGTCGCGCTCGATGCTCTTTCGGAGTTTCTCCCGGTCCTCCGGATAAAAATATACGATATCCTCAATCTTTGTGGAGAGAAGCTCATCCCGGGTCAGTCCGAAAATCTCCTCCGCCGCCGGATTGATATCCAAAAATCTCCCGTCCACCGAGGAGATAAAGACTATGTCTATTGATGTGTTGAACAGATCGAGGTATTTCTGTTCCGCCTGTTTCAGCTCGGTGATGTCAATAAGAATCCCGTCGAATCCGGTGACGCTCCCATCCGTATCCAGGCGGATGCGTGTCAGGTCCCGCACCCATTTAATCTCATCCGTACGGGTGATGAGGCGATAGGGCTGGTGTGTGATCGAATCCGCGTTCGGGTTGGCTGTGGCTGTATTTACCTCCTCCGTTACCCGGTCGATGTCGTCGGGATGAATAATTTCAGAATAGGCGACGGCGCCGCTTGTAAAATCTCCGGCGGTATACCCGAACATTCGATTCACGTTTTCGGAGACGTATTCCACCGGCCATCCCTCCAGGTTTTTCCATATGAACGCCACCACGGGGCTTCGCTCGATAATGTTCCGGGAAAGTTCGAGCATCTCCCTGGTTTCATATTCATCGGTGACGTCTCGAAAGACCATCACGGTGCCGATTGGCTGATTTCCCTCAAGGCGAATGGGCGCAGCACTGTCGGCTATCTGTCTGACGGTTCCGTCTTTTGAGATAAGGCTTGTGTGATTCGCCAGCCCCACGGTAACACCCTTTTCGAGCACCGTATGCACCGGATTTTCCACCGGCTCCATCGTCCGGGTGTTGACGATGTAAAACACATCGATCAGGGGGCTTCCGATGGCTTCCTCGAGGGAAACGCCGCAGAGCTTTTGCGCCACCGGGTTTATGCGGATGATTCGTCCCTCAAAGTCGGTGACGATCACGCCGTCGCCGATGGAGTCCAGCGTGGTGATCAGCTCCCGACGGCTTCGGAGGAGGGCCCGGTGGGCCTTGATCGCCGCCATCGCCAAGGCGGAGATAACGCCGACCAGCAGAGATTCGATGAAAAACGGCTGATCCCTCCAGCCCTCAAGGATCATCGGGAAAATGGGTATATCCCGAAGTACGGCAAGGACACTCCATATGAACGGTGTGGTGAATGCCTGGTAGCAGAAGATTACCAGCAAAAACCAGCCCACGCCGTAGGCCGAGAGATTTGTCAGGCGGGCAAGGAAGCGGCCGTGGACCAGGCGGACGACCACGAGGGTGGGTATCAGATAGAGGAGATTCCCGAAGAAGGCCGTGGCGAGGGATACCTGGTGAAATCCGCTGGCGGAGATGATCATCGCAACCACAAGCGCCAGCCACCAGCGGGAGAGAAGGGCGAAGGCAATAAATCCAAACGCCTGCCGGATATCAAAGAATACCTCGGTGTTGGGAATCTCGACGCTGAAGTAACTCAACAGGGCGCCCAATCCCCCCAGGACGACCGTCATTAGAAGGTCATTATTGAGTGATACTGAACGCATCATGGGCTGTGGAGATTGAAATTTTTTCCGATCGAACATGTAACTCATTCCTGTCGATTCAACGTCGCTGTTTAGATGGTTCGCACCGCCGAATTCCGGTGCTGGCAAACTCCCGCAAAAGAATAATTGTATATTATAGCACACATTATCCTGTAAAAAGAATTATTTTGTATATAATATGTAAGCAAAATATTACACTTTACAATATAAAATCAGGTTATTATCGAAGGTCGATCGATATTCCGTTCGCGTACTCTTTTCTCGGATTCGGGCCCGTGTGGGATGTCCCCCCCCTTTTTTATACGTTGTCATGATACAATCACCAAAGATGTGTCATCAAAAAAACCGCCATTTTAACCAGTTTTTAACGGGAGACTGATACTCATGCGAAAGAAAGAACGGGAGATAACCGATCCCGCCGGGATCAGGGATGTTCTGACCCGGGCGGTGGTGCTGCGCCTTGGGCTTTTCGACGGTCGAACTCCATATATAGTCCCGGTGAACTTCGGGTACGACGGCAAGGCCGCACTGTTCATACACTCAGGCCACGAGGGGTGGAAGATGGAAATCCTGAAACACCACCCCAGGGTCTGCTTTGAGGCGGAGGTGGATGTGGCGGTTATCCCGCCCGTCAAGCCGGATAATCACTGCGGGTTTTCCATGGCCTATCGCTCGGTCATCGGCTTCGGAGTCGCTTCGATCCTTGATGACCCGGCCCGGAAGATCGACGCCCTCAAAACCATCGTCCGGCACCTCTCGCCCGAGAGATCGCCCGATGACATTGTCTTTCCCGACGGGACAGTGGAGGCCACCGCCGTCGTCAGGATAGATATCGATTCCATGACCGGGAAAATGGACAACTGCTGAGGGGAAACAGCGCCACGACACGGTTGTAAACAGACGTTGTTGGTGGTATAGTTTCCCCTGGGTCGAATATAATTATATACTATCATGTATGTTGCATGGTAACAAATAATGAACCGCACTTTTCCCATCGCTCTTGTCGGCGCCAACGTCATCGACGGTCATCTGGAATCCGCCGTTTCTCCGAACGCAACGATACTCATTGAACACTCCGAGGAAAGCGGCATCGGCGGTCGTAACGGCGTCATCACGGCCGTCGACCGGAGGGATCAGGTAAAAATACCCCCCCGCGCCCGGGTCATAGACTGCTCGGGGACGTACATCATCCCCGGACTCATCAACGCCCACGTCCACACCATTGGGGACGGAAAGCCGAGATCCTTCAGCACATCGAGGCAGCGAAGACGGCTGGCCCGGTTTCTCAGATCGTTCCCCGGAAAAATCGCCGCCACGGCCATGATGAAAAGAAACGTGCGTACCGCCCTGGCAAGCGGCGTGACGACCATTCGGGCGGTGGGGGATCCGTGTCTGTATGACATCACTGTCAGGACACGCATCGACGCGGGGAAAGACAGGGGCCCCCGGATACTCACCGCCGGCCCGATCCTCTGCGCCTCGGGCGGCCACGGCGGGGAGGTGTTCGGCAGGGTGGCGGATTCACCCTGGGAATTTCGAAAAGCGGTCCGGCTGGCCATCGCAGATGACGTCGATTTCATCAAGATCACCAGCACCGGCGGCGTGACCGACGCAAAAAGGCCCGGGGAGGCGGGCCGCCCACACATGACCCCGGAGGAGATCGCCGCGGTCTGTGACGAGGCACACCGGGCGGGGCTGCTGGTGGCGGCCCACGCCGAGAGCGCACACGGCGTGATGGAGGCCCTGGAGGCGGGGGTGGATACCATCGAGCACGGGGCGGAGTTGACCGACGAGCACATCGAGCTGTTTTTGGATAA
This is a stretch of genomic DNA from Candidatus Zymogenaceae bacterium. It encodes these proteins:
- a CDS encoding PAS domain S-box protein, with product MTVVLGGLGALLSYFSVEIPNTEVFFDIRQAFGFIAFALLSRWWLALVVAMIISASGFHQVSLATAFFGNLLYLIPTLVVVRLVHGRFLARLTNLSAYGVGWFLLVIFCYQAFTTPFIWSVLAVLRDIPIFPMILEGWRDQPFFIESLLVGVISALAMAAIKAHRALLRSRRELITTLDSIGDGVIVTDFEGRIIRINPVAQKLCGVSLEEAIGSPLIDVFYIVNTRTMEPVENPVHTVLEKGVTVGLANHTSLISKDGTVRQIADSAAPIRLEGNQPIGTVMVFRDVTDEYETREMLELSRNIIERSPVVAFIWKNLEGWPVEYVSENVNRMFGYTAGDFTSGAVAYSEIIHPDDIDRVTEEVNTATANPNADSITHQPYRLITRTDEIKWVRDLTRIRLDTDGSVTGFDGILIDITELKQAEQKYLDLFNTSIDIVFISSVDGRFLDINPAAEEIFGLTRDELLSTKIEDIVYFYPEDREKLRKSIERDGFVKNYPLTMKKSDGTPIDSILSAVAVRAPDGRIVAYQGISKDISKLRKTQEQLFRVQKMEAIGTLAGGIAHDFNNILATILGYASFLKTKTTGDDTVQKGLDAIEKSSVRAAELTSQLLSYTRKRSKEITTIDLNRVVKDVYQLVSKTLEKSIALHLNLDSDIPNVEGDESQLYQVIMNICVNAQAAMTKGGTFTIETGTKRFDHPVEKDLFTIKEGLYVSMRCTDTGTGMDRDTLLRVFEPYFTTRGKSGGSGLGMSVVFGIVKGHGGYIEIESELGKGTSVTVLLPASEKHADLFSDQAAEITGGSETIMIIDDEEDILSMTTNILSDYGYTVHAFNSGKKGIGAYADTKADLVILDLKMPDMDGREVFSELKKIDPDVTVLFSTGYAGPDLHREMRQMGARGYLEKPFVIKKLLGKVREVLDG
- a CDS encoding pyridoxamine 5'-phosphate oxidase family protein, which encodes MRKKEREITDPAGIRDVLTRAVVLRLGLFDGRTPYIVPVNFGYDGKAALFIHSGHEGWKMEILKHHPRVCFEAEVDVAVIPPVKPDNHCGFSMAYRSVIGFGVASILDDPARKIDALKTIVRHLSPERSPDDIVFPDGTVEATAVVRIDIDSMTGKMDNC
- a CDS encoding amidohydrolase family protein, whose product is MNRTFPIALVGANVIDGHLESAVSPNATILIEHSEESGIGGRNGVITAVDRRDQVKIPPRARVIDCSGTYIIPGLINAHVHTIGDGKPRSFSTSRQRRRLARFLRSFPGKIAATAMMKRNVRTALASGVTTIRAVGDPCLYDITVRTRIDAGKDRGPRILTAGPILCASGGHGGEVFGRVADSPWEFRKAVRLAIADDVDFIKITSTGGVTDAKRPGEAGRPHMTPEEIAAVCDEAHRAGLLVAAHAESAHGVMEALEAGVDTIEHGAELTDEHIELFLDNPNSLRGYSALIPTLTVVMNITEAAPEASGLSRVQYENAWRIREEVIAGFRKAYAAGVKIGVGTDAGSPLTPQYDTVKELFHFMAIAGMTHREVIHRATIDTARIIGVDDVTGSIRAGKSADLVVLDGDPTSDIRCLMQPRMVVVRGDVIEHPRYRPIGKIEKLRGGR